From a single Carassius gibelio isolate Cgi1373 ecotype wild population from Czech Republic chromosome A18, carGib1.2-hapl.c, whole genome shotgun sequence genomic region:
- the si:ch211-260p9.3 gene encoding 1-phosphatidylinositol 4,5-bisphosphate phosphodiesterase gamma-2 isoform X1, with protein MVGGSEWHELIEDERRRVTMHLQMGTEMMVYQQRAERLTVQVIMESMQVALIRSDDKIARLLDIFEFKEVRQWETFKDFQRFNESRGSKFRRIFGQSEKELQQDSRTCFTIFYGSEFILKSLSLKADSVEDAEKWLTGLELLRQKTLVAHTPEIIECWLMKQMYSVDQSKKSSITLKELKSLLPQMNFTVPGGRFLEDRFVEVEAKDYSLDIQQFHKFYNFLMFENQKMLLEEFEKGPPAFISNTDSPEFSVVLLNDFQNFLLYRQKEAWAKDLSQVQELMTIFIEDTMRKTSYPMLTIGEFLSFLFSKENSIWDEKFSEICPLDMNNPLSHYWINSSHNTYLTGDQLRSESSTEAYVRSLRLGCRCVELDCWNGPDEPVIYHGRTITSKIKFRDVVKAINDHAFATSEYPVVLSIEEHCDIKQQKIMAQILRDVFQDKLLTEPLEPEADDLPSPNQLKGKIIIKHQKINESNDTNKLEEEKGNTTVKIKLDSFKKIGNTYREKIRKAKENRVVEKEGELCIWDPIDKRFYRHDCVISDNKLYYSEEKLEEDSPEDGSQLHLSEPWFHGQLAEGRIAAEKLLCDFCKGRDGKDGTFLVRESERFIRNYNISLWTSGRIQHYRIFCSSENGQWFFYLTIKQRFPSMCALIKYYTQNPINYDRLNLHLNGFLPRLNFVPFHQMGWFYSNLSQAEAEDYLLRIPRDGAFLIRQREEPDSFTLSIRVEGDVEHYLIYQHNSKYVLADAYEFGSLEDLVSCFRDKLFYGKTKLRYPVTPQLVERFCMVDISTCDSEQYSEVAKDNPLGDRCKGVVDISKCTVACKAKHARPLVVTLLNRENLKLIEFTCEIVEQVDEWYQVLLSIIQNKQSLGKARRAEMESKTNIAVEMSDMVVYCQSIKKKTFENYNYKEVRSVPDNMVPKEENETAVEKSDSILEYNRKALTRVYPCSGRVDSSNFDPCPSWKLGCQMVALNFQTPDKFMQLNSALFSLNGGTGYVLKPEWMRDPTKKKPAKKNIRIRVMAARHLPSPDHIVSPFVQVELWPYTGGQADDNSFKTTLFKDNGLNPVWLGQTNPTRYFKVDEPDLAFLRFVVFEEDTFSDAKFLAQATFPVRGIRQGYRSVPLKNGFGENLELSSLLVHVHQAEVRKV; from the exons ATGGTGGGCGGCAGTGAGTGGCATGAGCTGATAGAGGATGAGAGGAGACGGGTTACGATGCATCTACAGATGGGGACTGAAATGATGGTGTATCAGCAGAGGGCTGAAAGACTCACTGTCCAGGTCATTATGGAGAGCATGCAGGTGGCATTGATACGCTCTGACGACAAGATAGCCAGATTGT tggACATTTTTGAGTTCAAGGAGGTTCGCCAGTGGGAGACATTTAAAGATTTCCAGAGATTTAATGAGAGCAGGGGCAGCAAATTTCGACGAATTTTTGGCCAATCTGAAAAAGAGCTCCAGCAGGACAGCAGAACCTGTTTCACCATCTTCTATGGATCTGAGTTTATTTTAAAATCCTTAAGTCTAAAAG CTGATTCAGTGGAGGATGCAGAGAAATGGCTGACAGGACTGGAGTTACTCAGGCAAAAAACACTGGTGGCTCACACACCAGAGATTATAGagtg TTGGCTGATGAAGCAGATGTACTCGGTTGATCAATCAAAGAAAAGCAG caTCACCCTGAAAGAGCTCAAGTCTCTTTTGCCACAGATGAACTTCACTGTACCAGGTGGACGTTTTCTGGAGGACAGATTTGTG GAGGTGGAAGCAAAAGATTATTCCCTGGATATTCAGCAGTTTCACAAATTCTacaattttttaatgtttgaaaacCAGAAGATG ttgCTAGAAGAGTTTGAAAAAGGGCCTCCAGCTTtcataag TAATACTGATAGTCCTGAATTTTCTGTAGTTCTCCTCAATGATTTCCAAAACTTTCTTTTATATCGACAGAAG GAGGCCTGGGCCAAAGATTTAAGTCAGGTTCAGGAGCTGATGACCATTTTCATCGAAGACACCATGAGGAAGACCAGCTATCCAATGCTTACTATCGGAGAG TTCCTCAGTTTTCTCTTCTCCAAAGAGAACTCGATTTGGGATGAGAAGTTCTCAGAGATTTGCCCTCTGGACATGAACAATCCTCTGTCCCACTACTGGATCAACTCTTCTCACAACAC ATATTTGACTGGAGATCAACTGCGCAGTGAGTCCTCAACGGAAGCTTATGTGCGCAGCCTGAGGCTGGGCTGCCGCTGTGTTGAGT TGGACTGCTGGAATGGTCCAGATGAACCTGTCATATACCATGGACGGACCATTACCTCCAAGATCAAGTTTAGGGATGTGGTGAAGGCCATCAATGATCATGCTTTTGCAACGTCTGA GTATCCTGTGGTGCTGTCCATAGAAGAGCACTGTGACATCAAGCAACAGAAAATAATGGCTCAGATTTTACGTGATGTTTTCCAAGACAAGCTCCTGACCGAGCCGCTGGAACCAGAAGCAGATGATCTGCCCTCACCAAACCAGCTGAAAGGCAAGATCATCATCAAG CACCAGAAAATAAATGAGAGTAATGACACCAATAAG CTGGAGGAAGAAAAAGGAAACACAACTGTGAAAATAAAATTAGACAGCTTCAAGAAAATTGGAAACACTTACAGGGAGAAG ATAAGAAAAGCTAAAGAAAACCGTGTAGTGGAGAAGGAAGGAGAGCTTTGCATCTGGGATCCAATAGATAAG AGGTTTTACAGGCATGATTGTGTGATCTCAGATAATAAGCTATACTATTCCGAAGAGAAGTTGGAGGAAGACAGTCCTGAG GACGGCTCACAGCTGCACCTGTCAGAGCCCTGGTTTCATGGACAGTTGGCTGAAGGCAGAATAGCCGCTGAAAAACTCTTGTGTGATTTCTGCAAAGGGAGGGATGGAAAAGATGGAACCTTCCTGGTGCGAGAGAGTGAGAGGTTCATCAGAAACTACAATATCTCCCTCTG GACGAGCGGGAGAATTCAGCACTACAGAATTTTCTGTTCCTCAGAAAATGGTCAATGGTTCTTCTACTtgacaatcaagcaacgttttcCTAGTATGTGTGCCCTGATCAAGTATTACACACAAAATCCGATCAATTATGATCGATTAAATCTGCACCTCAACGGTTTTCTGCCTCGGCTCAATTTTGTGCCTTTCCACCAAATGGG GTGGTTTTACAGTAACCTGAGTCAAGCCGAAGCAGAAGACTATCTTCTGAGGATCCCTCGAGATGGAGCCTTCCTCATCAGACAAAGAGAAGAGCCTGACAGCTTTACCCTTTCCATCAG AGTTGAAGGGGATGTCGAACATTATCTGATTTACCAAcacaacagcaagtatgtgttggCAGACGCCTATGAGTTCGGTAGCCTTGAGGACCTGGTTAGCTGTTTCCGTGACAAGCTTTTCTACGGCAAGACAAAACTACGCTACCCCGTAACACCACAGTTAGTGGAGCGCTTCTGTATG GTGGATATATCTACATGTGACAGCGAACAGTACAGTGAG GTTGCTAAAGACAATCCTTTAGGCGACCGGTGTAAAGGTGTGGTGGACATCTCAAAGTGTACTGTTG CATGCAAAGCCAAGCATGCCAGGCCCCTTGTGGTGACCCTTTTGAATAGGGAGAATCTGAAGCTAATTGAGTTCACGTGTGAGATCGTGGAGCAGGTGGACGAATGGTACCAAGTGCTTCTGAGCATCATCCAAAACAAGCAGAGCTTGGGGAAAGCG AGAAGAGCAGAAATGGAGTCAAAAACCAACATAGCTGTTGAGATGTCAGACATGGTGGTATACTGCCAGTCTATcaagaaaaaaacttttg AAAATTACAACTACAAAGAGGTGCGTTCCGTTCCGGATAACATGGTTCCAAAAGAGGAGAATGAAACCGCTGTGGAGAAGTCGGACAGCATTCTGGAGTACAACCGCAAAGCGCTGACCCGTGTGTATCCCTGCAGTGGGCGAGTTGATTCCTCTAACTTTGACCCTTGTCCTTCATGGAAACTAGGATGCCAAATGGTGGCTCTCAACTTCCAAACTCCTG ATAAATTCATGCAGCTAAACAGTGCTCTCTTCAGTCTGAATGGAGGCACGGGTTACGTGCTTAAACCAGAGTGGATGCGAGATCCAACCAAGAAGAAGCCtgctaaaaaaaacatcagaatcaGA GTGATGGCAGCTAGGCATCTGCCCAGTCCAGACCACATCGTCAGTCCTTTTGTGCAAGTTGAGCTGTGGCCGTACACAGGAGGTCAAGCAGACGACAACAGTTTCAAGACTACTCTTTTCA AGGACAACGGACTGAATCCAGTGTGGCTGGGCCAAACGAATCCAACCAGATACTTTAAAGTAGATGAGCCAGATCTGGCCTTCCTTCGCTTTGTGGTTTTTGAGGAGGACACATTCTCTGACGCTAAGTTTCTTGCACAGGCCACTTTTCCTGTTAGAGGTATTCGTCAAG GGTATCGGTCCGTCCCGCTGAAGAatgggtttggtgaaaacctGGAGCTTTCATCTCTTCTGGTGCATGTGCATCAGGCGGAGGTGAGGAag GTGTAA
- the si:ch211-260p9.3 gene encoding 1-phosphatidylinositol 4,5-bisphosphate phosphodiesterase gamma-2 isoform X2, with translation MKQMYSVDQSKKSSITLKELKSLLPQMNFTVPGGRFLEDRFVEVEAKDYSLDIQQFHKFYNFLMFENQKMLLEEFEKGPPAFISNTDSPEFSVVLLNDFQNFLLYRQKEAWAKDLSQVQELMTIFIEDTMRKTSYPMLTIGEFLSFLFSKENSIWDEKFSEICPLDMNNPLSHYWINSSHNTYLTGDQLRSESSTEAYVRSLRLGCRCVELDCWNGPDEPVIYHGRTITSKIKFRDVVKAINDHAFATSEYPVVLSIEEHCDIKQQKIMAQILRDVFQDKLLTEPLEPEADDLPSPNQLKGKIIIKHQKINESNDTNKLEEEKGNTTVKIKLDSFKKIGNTYREKIRKAKENRVVEKEGELCIWDPIDKRFYRHDCVISDNKLYYSEEKLEEDSPEDGSQLHLSEPWFHGQLAEGRIAAEKLLCDFCKGRDGKDGTFLVRESERFIRNYNISLWTSGRIQHYRIFCSSENGQWFFYLTIKQRFPSMCALIKYYTQNPINYDRLNLHLNGFLPRLNFVPFHQMGWFYSNLSQAEAEDYLLRIPRDGAFLIRQREEPDSFTLSIRVEGDVEHYLIYQHNSKYVLADAYEFGSLEDLVSCFRDKLFYGKTKLRYPVTPQLVERFCMVDISTCDSEQYSEVAKDNPLGDRCKGVVDISKCTVACKAKHARPLVVTLLNRENLKLIEFTCEIVEQVDEWYQVLLSIIQNKQSLGKARRAEMESKTNIAVEMSDMVVYCQSIKKKTFENYNYKEVRSVPDNMVPKEENETAVEKSDSILEYNRKALTRVYPCSGRVDSSNFDPCPSWKLGCQMVALNFQTPDKFMQLNSALFSLNGGTGYVLKPEWMRDPTKKKPAKKNIRIRVMAARHLPSPDHIVSPFVQVELWPYTGGQADDNSFKTTLFKDNGLNPVWLGQTNPTRYFKVDEPDLAFLRFVVFEEDTFSDAKFLAQATFPVRGIRQGYRSVPLKNGFGENLELSSLLVHVHQAEVRKV, from the exons ATGAAGCAGATGTACTCGGTTGATCAATCAAAGAAAAGCAG caTCACCCTGAAAGAGCTCAAGTCTCTTTTGCCACAGATGAACTTCACTGTACCAGGTGGACGTTTTCTGGAGGACAGATTTGTG GAGGTGGAAGCAAAAGATTATTCCCTGGATATTCAGCAGTTTCACAAATTCTacaattttttaatgtttgaaaacCAGAAGATG ttgCTAGAAGAGTTTGAAAAAGGGCCTCCAGCTTtcataag TAATACTGATAGTCCTGAATTTTCTGTAGTTCTCCTCAATGATTTCCAAAACTTTCTTTTATATCGACAGAAG GAGGCCTGGGCCAAAGATTTAAGTCAGGTTCAGGAGCTGATGACCATTTTCATCGAAGACACCATGAGGAAGACCAGCTATCCAATGCTTACTATCGGAGAG TTCCTCAGTTTTCTCTTCTCCAAAGAGAACTCGATTTGGGATGAGAAGTTCTCAGAGATTTGCCCTCTGGACATGAACAATCCTCTGTCCCACTACTGGATCAACTCTTCTCACAACAC ATATTTGACTGGAGATCAACTGCGCAGTGAGTCCTCAACGGAAGCTTATGTGCGCAGCCTGAGGCTGGGCTGCCGCTGTGTTGAGT TGGACTGCTGGAATGGTCCAGATGAACCTGTCATATACCATGGACGGACCATTACCTCCAAGATCAAGTTTAGGGATGTGGTGAAGGCCATCAATGATCATGCTTTTGCAACGTCTGA GTATCCTGTGGTGCTGTCCATAGAAGAGCACTGTGACATCAAGCAACAGAAAATAATGGCTCAGATTTTACGTGATGTTTTCCAAGACAAGCTCCTGACCGAGCCGCTGGAACCAGAAGCAGATGATCTGCCCTCACCAAACCAGCTGAAAGGCAAGATCATCATCAAG CACCAGAAAATAAATGAGAGTAATGACACCAATAAG CTGGAGGAAGAAAAAGGAAACACAACTGTGAAAATAAAATTAGACAGCTTCAAGAAAATTGGAAACACTTACAGGGAGAAG ATAAGAAAAGCTAAAGAAAACCGTGTAGTGGAGAAGGAAGGAGAGCTTTGCATCTGGGATCCAATAGATAAG AGGTTTTACAGGCATGATTGTGTGATCTCAGATAATAAGCTATACTATTCCGAAGAGAAGTTGGAGGAAGACAGTCCTGAG GACGGCTCACAGCTGCACCTGTCAGAGCCCTGGTTTCATGGACAGTTGGCTGAAGGCAGAATAGCCGCTGAAAAACTCTTGTGTGATTTCTGCAAAGGGAGGGATGGAAAAGATGGAACCTTCCTGGTGCGAGAGAGTGAGAGGTTCATCAGAAACTACAATATCTCCCTCTG GACGAGCGGGAGAATTCAGCACTACAGAATTTTCTGTTCCTCAGAAAATGGTCAATGGTTCTTCTACTtgacaatcaagcaacgttttcCTAGTATGTGTGCCCTGATCAAGTATTACACACAAAATCCGATCAATTATGATCGATTAAATCTGCACCTCAACGGTTTTCTGCCTCGGCTCAATTTTGTGCCTTTCCACCAAATGGG GTGGTTTTACAGTAACCTGAGTCAAGCCGAAGCAGAAGACTATCTTCTGAGGATCCCTCGAGATGGAGCCTTCCTCATCAGACAAAGAGAAGAGCCTGACAGCTTTACCCTTTCCATCAG AGTTGAAGGGGATGTCGAACATTATCTGATTTACCAAcacaacagcaagtatgtgttggCAGACGCCTATGAGTTCGGTAGCCTTGAGGACCTGGTTAGCTGTTTCCGTGACAAGCTTTTCTACGGCAAGACAAAACTACGCTACCCCGTAACACCACAGTTAGTGGAGCGCTTCTGTATG GTGGATATATCTACATGTGACAGCGAACAGTACAGTGAG GTTGCTAAAGACAATCCTTTAGGCGACCGGTGTAAAGGTGTGGTGGACATCTCAAAGTGTACTGTTG CATGCAAAGCCAAGCATGCCAGGCCCCTTGTGGTGACCCTTTTGAATAGGGAGAATCTGAAGCTAATTGAGTTCACGTGTGAGATCGTGGAGCAGGTGGACGAATGGTACCAAGTGCTTCTGAGCATCATCCAAAACAAGCAGAGCTTGGGGAAAGCG AGAAGAGCAGAAATGGAGTCAAAAACCAACATAGCTGTTGAGATGTCAGACATGGTGGTATACTGCCAGTCTATcaagaaaaaaacttttg AAAATTACAACTACAAAGAGGTGCGTTCCGTTCCGGATAACATGGTTCCAAAAGAGGAGAATGAAACCGCTGTGGAGAAGTCGGACAGCATTCTGGAGTACAACCGCAAAGCGCTGACCCGTGTGTATCCCTGCAGTGGGCGAGTTGATTCCTCTAACTTTGACCCTTGTCCTTCATGGAAACTAGGATGCCAAATGGTGGCTCTCAACTTCCAAACTCCTG ATAAATTCATGCAGCTAAACAGTGCTCTCTTCAGTCTGAATGGAGGCACGGGTTACGTGCTTAAACCAGAGTGGATGCGAGATCCAACCAAGAAGAAGCCtgctaaaaaaaacatcagaatcaGA GTGATGGCAGCTAGGCATCTGCCCAGTCCAGACCACATCGTCAGTCCTTTTGTGCAAGTTGAGCTGTGGCCGTACACAGGAGGTCAAGCAGACGACAACAGTTTCAAGACTACTCTTTTCA AGGACAACGGACTGAATCCAGTGTGGCTGGGCCAAACGAATCCAACCAGATACTTTAAAGTAGATGAGCCAGATCTGGCCTTCCTTCGCTTTGTGGTTTTTGAGGAGGACACATTCTCTGACGCTAAGTTTCTTGCACAGGCCACTTTTCCTGTTAGAGGTATTCGTCAAG GGTATCGGTCCGTCCCGCTGAAGAatgggtttggtgaaaacctGGAGCTTTCATCTCTTCTGGTGCATGTGCATCAGGCGGAGGTGAGGAag GTGTAA